In the Balaenoptera acutorostrata chromosome 7, mBalAcu1.1, whole genome shotgun sequence genome, one interval contains:
- the LOC103017517 gene encoding carboxypeptidase A1 isoform X2 — MLLGNHWGPCGFGRICVRCLCNEVSIQSQSKFPFVNSSFSYTMCSPNRVLALVPTTAFYSEDIWLQFPSRATLDPRALEQWGWREASASVLWPDSHKATETGTKELVLRDVGEEDTSREAAAGVAAPESWLLLHCRLDFWRGPAQPGSPIDIRVPFPSIQAVKVFLEARDIRYTVMIEDVQSLLDEEQEQMFASQSWARSTNTFNYATYHTLREIYDFMDLLAAEHPQLVSKLQIGSSYEGRPIYVLKFSTGGNNRPAIWIDTGIHSREWVTQASGVWFAKKITQDYGQDPTLTAILDNMDIFLEIVTNPDGFAFTHSKNRLWRKTRSLTSGSTCIGVDPNRNWDAGFGKAGASSNPCSETYRGKFANSEVEVKSIVDFVKDHRNIKAFISIHSYSQLLLYPFGYKKESPADKDELDQVARSAVEALTSLYGTKFKYGSIITTIYQASGGTIDWTYNQGIKYSFTFELRDTGRYGFLLPASQIVPTAQETWLALLTIMEHTLNHPY; from the exons ATGCTGCTGGGGAACCACTGGGGCCCCTGTGGATTTGGGCGGATTTGTGTTAGATGTCTCTGCAATGAGGTCAGCATCCAGAGCCAGAGCAAATTCCCCTTTGTGAATTCCAGTTTCTCCTATACAATGTGCAGTCCCAACAGGGTTCTGGCCCTGGTTCCCACCACCGCTTTCTACTCAGAGGACATCTGGTTGCAGTTCCCATCAAGGGCAACCCTTGATCCCAGAGCCCTAGAGcagtgggggtggagggaagctTCTGCTTCTGTGCTGTGGCCTGATTCCCACAAGGCCACCGAGACTG GAACAAAAGAGCTGGTGCTCAGGGACGTGGGAGAAGAGGACACCTCACGTGAGGCTGCAGCTGGTGTGGCCGCTCCGGAGTCCTGGCTCCTTCTCCATTGCCGG CTGGACTTTTGGAGGGGCCCTGCCCAGCCAGGCTCCCCCATCGACATCCGAGTGCCCTTCCCCAGCATCCAGGCTGTCAAAGTCTTCCTGGAAGCCCGTGACATCAGATACACAGTCATGATAGAGGACGTGCAGTCGCTGCTGGACGAGGAGCAGGAGCAGATGTTCGCCTCCCAGAGCTGGGCCCGCAGCACTAACACCTTTAACTATGCCACCTACCACACTCTGCGGGAG ATCTATGACTTCATGGACTTGCTGGCGGCCGAGCACCCACAGCTTGTCAGCAAGCTCCAGATCGGCAGCAGCTACGAAGGCCGTCCCATCTACGTGCTGAAG TTCAGCACCGGGGGGAACAACCGTCCAGCCATCTGGATTGACACAGGCATCCATTCTCGGGAGTGGGTCACCCAGGCCAGTGGGGTCTGGTTTGCAAAGAAG ATCACACAAGACTATGGCCAGGACCCGACTTTGACTGCCATTCTGGACAACATGGACATATTCTTGGAGATCGTCACCAACCCTGATGGTTTTGCCTTCACCCACAGCAAG AATCGATTGTGGCGCAAGACTCGATCCCTGACGTCGGGCTCCACCTGCATTGGGGTGGACCCCAACAGGAACTGGGACGCTGGCTTTGGGA AGGCGGGAGCCAGCAGCAACCCCTGCTCGGAGACTTACCGTGGCAAGTTTGCCAATTCCGAAGTGGAGGTCAAGTCCATCGTGGACTTTGTGAAAGACCACAGGAACATCAAGGCCTTCATCTCCATCCACAGCTACTCCCAGCTCCTCTTGTATCCCTTTGGCTACAAAAAAGAATCACCTGCAGACAAGGATGAGCTG GATCAGGTGGCTAGGTCTGCTGTTGAGGCCCTGACCTCTCTGTATGGGACCAAGTTCAAGTATGGCAGCATCATCACAACAATTT ACCAAGCCAGTGGAGGCACCATTGACTGGACCTACAACCAGGGCATCAAGTACTCCTTCACCTTCGAGCTCCGGGACACCGGGCGCTATGGCTTCCTGCTGCCGGCCTCCCAGATCGTCCCCACGGCCCAGGAGACATGGCTGGCGCTTCTGACCATCATGGAGCACACGCTGAATCACCCCTACTGA
- the LOC103017517 gene encoding carboxypeptidase A1 isoform X3, with protein MIEDVQSLLDEEQEQMFASQSWARSTNTFNYATYHTLREIYDFMDLLAAEHPQLVSKLQIGSSYEGRPIYVLKFSTGGNNRPAIWIDTGIHSREWVTQASGVWFAKKITQDYGQDPTLTAILDNMDIFLEIVTNPDGFAFTHSKNRLWRKTRSLTSGSTCIGVDPNRNWDAGFGKAGASSNPCSETYRGKFANSEVEVKSIVDFVKDHRNIKAFISIHSYSQLLLYPFGYKKESPADKDELDQVARSAVEALTSLYGTKFKYGSIITTIYQASGGTIDWTYNQGIKYSFTFELRDTGRYGFLLPASQIVPTAQETWLALLTIMEHTLNHPY; from the exons ATGATAGAGGACGTGCAGTCGCTGCTGGACGAGGAGCAGGAGCAGATGTTCGCCTCCCAGAGCTGGGCCCGCAGCACTAACACCTTTAACTATGCCACCTACCACACTCTGCGGGAG ATCTATGACTTCATGGACTTGCTGGCGGCCGAGCACCCACAGCTTGTCAGCAAGCTCCAGATCGGCAGCAGCTACGAAGGCCGTCCCATCTACGTGCTGAAG TTCAGCACCGGGGGGAACAACCGTCCAGCCATCTGGATTGACACAGGCATCCATTCTCGGGAGTGGGTCACCCAGGCCAGTGGGGTCTGGTTTGCAAAGAAG ATCACACAAGACTATGGCCAGGACCCGACTTTGACTGCCATTCTGGACAACATGGACATATTCTTGGAGATCGTCACCAACCCTGATGGTTTTGCCTTCACCCACAGCAAG AATCGATTGTGGCGCAAGACTCGATCCCTGACGTCGGGCTCCACCTGCATTGGGGTGGACCCCAACAGGAACTGGGACGCTGGCTTTGGGA AGGCGGGAGCCAGCAGCAACCCCTGCTCGGAGACTTACCGTGGCAAGTTTGCCAATTCCGAAGTGGAGGTCAAGTCCATCGTGGACTTTGTGAAAGACCACAGGAACATCAAGGCCTTCATCTCCATCCACAGCTACTCCCAGCTCCTCTTGTATCCCTTTGGCTACAAAAAAGAATCACCTGCAGACAAGGATGAGCTG GATCAGGTGGCTAGGTCTGCTGTTGAGGCCCTGACCTCTCTGTATGGGACCAAGTTCAAGTATGGCAGCATCATCACAACAATTT ACCAAGCCAGTGGAGGCACCATTGACTGGACCTACAACCAGGGCATCAAGTACTCCTTCACCTTCGAGCTCCGGGACACCGGGCGCTATGGCTTCCTGCTGCCGGCCTCCCAGATCGTCCCCACGGCCCAGGAGACATGGCTGGCGCTTCTGACCATCATGGAGCACACGCTGAATCACCCCTACTGA
- the LOC103017517 gene encoding carboxypeptidase A1 isoform X4, producing the protein MQGLLILSVLLGAVLGKEDFVGHQVLRISVADEAQVQTVKELEDLEHLQLDFWRGPAQPGSPIDIRVPFPSIQAVKVFLEARDIRYTVMIEDVQSLLDEEQEQMFASQSWARSTNTFNYATYHTLREIYDFMDLLAAEHPQLVSKLQIGSSYEGRPIYVLKFSTGGNNRPAIWIDTGIHSREWVTQASGVWFAKKITQDYGQDPTLTAILDNMDIFLEIVTNPDGFAFTHSKNRLWRKTRSLTSGSTCIGVDPNRNWDAGFGKAGASSNPCSETYRGKFANSEVEVKSIVDFVKDHRNIKAFISIHSYSQLLLYPFGYKKESPADKDELDQVARSAVEALTSLYGTKFKYGSIITTIYQASGGTIDWTYNQGIKYSFTFELRDTGRYGFLLPASQIVPTAQETWLALLTIMEHTLNHPY; encoded by the exons ATGCAGGGGCTGCTGATTTTGAGTGTGCTGCTGGGGGCTGTCCTTGGCAAAGAGGACTTTGTGGG GCACCAGGTGCTCCGAATCTCTGTGGCCGATGAAGCCCAGGTGCAGACGGTGAAGGAGCTGGAGGACCTGGAGCACCTACAG CTGGACTTTTGGAGGGGCCCTGCCCAGCCAGGCTCCCCCATCGACATCCGAGTGCCCTTCCCCAGCATCCAGGCTGTCAAAGTCTTCCTGGAAGCCCGTGACATCAGATACACAGTCATGATAGAGGACGTGCAGTCGCTGCTGGACGAGGAGCAGGAGCAGATGTTCGCCTCCCAGAGCTGGGCCCGCAGCACTAACACCTTTAACTATGCCACCTACCACACTCTGCGGGAG ATCTATGACTTCATGGACTTGCTGGCGGCCGAGCACCCACAGCTTGTCAGCAAGCTCCAGATCGGCAGCAGCTACGAAGGCCGTCCCATCTACGTGCTGAAG TTCAGCACCGGGGGGAACAACCGTCCAGCCATCTGGATTGACACAGGCATCCATTCTCGGGAGTGGGTCACCCAGGCCAGTGGGGTCTGGTTTGCAAAGAAG ATCACACAAGACTATGGCCAGGACCCGACTTTGACTGCCATTCTGGACAACATGGACATATTCTTGGAGATCGTCACCAACCCTGATGGTTTTGCCTTCACCCACAGCAAG AATCGATTGTGGCGCAAGACTCGATCCCTGACGTCGGGCTCCACCTGCATTGGGGTGGACCCCAACAGGAACTGGGACGCTGGCTTTGGGA AGGCGGGAGCCAGCAGCAACCCCTGCTCGGAGACTTACCGTGGCAAGTTTGCCAATTCCGAAGTGGAGGTCAAGTCCATCGTGGACTTTGTGAAAGACCACAGGAACATCAAGGCCTTCATCTCCATCCACAGCTACTCCCAGCTCCTCTTGTATCCCTTTGGCTACAAAAAAGAATCACCTGCAGACAAGGATGAGCTG GATCAGGTGGCTAGGTCTGCTGTTGAGGCCCTGACCTCTCTGTATGGGACCAAGTTCAAGTATGGCAGCATCATCACAACAATTT ACCAAGCCAGTGGAGGCACCATTGACTGGACCTACAACCAGGGCATCAAGTACTCCTTCACCTTCGAGCTCCGGGACACCGGGCGCTATGGCTTCCTGCTGCCGGCCTCCCAGATCGTCCCCACGGCCCAGGAGACATGGCTGGCGCTTCTGACCATCATGGAGCACACGCTGAATCACCCCTACTGA